CATGTTGATTGTTGGTGTCAACACCGACCAGTCTGTCCGAAAGCTCAAGGGTCCGACGCGCCCGATAAATCTCGAGCGCGATCGAGCGGAAGTTCTGGCCTCACTCGGTTGCGTCGACTATGTTGTCCTGTTTGACGAACACACACCAGAAGCACTGATTAGCAAGCTACAACCGGACATCCACGTTAAGGGCGGCGACTATACCGAGGAACGCCTTCCCGAAGCAAAAATTGTGCGAGAATATGGTGGTTCGGTTGTTATTATACCTCTTACCCCAGATCGATCAACGACACGAACGCTCGAGAAAATACACTCTTGCAAAAACAGGGCCAATTAGTGTTGTTCGAGGTACTTACGCCTCATTCTCAGCTTTCTTTGTATTGACTCAAACAGCGACTGTATAATGCTAACTCTTACGGGCACAAAGTTATTTGGTGAAGAAAATTCAATGGAGGACGAATGGCGAGGCTTGACCATAAACAAATTGGGATAACTGGTGACCACCGCACGGCCATCAAACGACACAAACATATTCACCACAAAGTCTGGCTTAAAAATCTCTTCTAACCGAGGGGCCTCCATATGCAGTTTACCAAACTCGGTGTTTATAACAAAAAATAAATTTGTTGGCGTGATCGCGACTAACGCGTAGCCCTTCTGCTTTGCCAAGTCGCACAACGCACGGGCGGACGCTCCGAAACTTTCACCCTCTGCTTGGACTAAAGACATGGCCGCGGGCACGGTCGGATTATACTCAATAACCAATACCCGTGGCAGATACTTTTCTATAGACTGGAACAGATAATAGTCGTCGCCATCAATATCAATAGACATCAGGTCTATCTTTTTGTCTCTGATTTTTATCTCGAGAATACTATCAATAGAATCTTTACCGAACTTTCTTACAAAAGCGCAATACGGGATTACTTTCGTAAACTGCTGTACAATTTTTTCCAACCCTTTAACTTTTTTTGAGTCCCCTTCAACAAGCACGGCAGACCAACCTTCGTTGTGCCACAGGTTCCAGGTGTTGCTTAAATGCTTCCCGTCCCAGGCGCCAATCTCCACGCATAATTTATTGCCAATGCCAATACGCCGAAAAATCTCTTGAATGATTCCATCTTCCCCCCATTGCGAGGTGACTTTCTTTTTGTATTGTTCGAGACTCATAGGTTACGTTAATCTTTTTCCTACTAGATACCACTGACCTTTGGCATGTGTAATTGGGTATTCTGTCCAAATATAGGCACCAAGTTTTTTCTTAAACTCATCAAAGTATTCTCGATTTTTTATCCCACCAAATTGCTCTTGATATGCGACGAGTATGTATTCCGGGTGACCAATGACTTTCATAAAAGTGTCTCTGACCTCGAGCGGCGCCTCACTCAAAGACCACAGCGCAATCAGTAGCCCCAGATCTTTTTGCGCCGTGCTGGTCAACTCAGTCTCTGAAGAAACCAGCTCAATCCGATTATCTTTAAGAAGTTTATTGACCCCCAGATAAAATCCCTGGAGCGCGGAAAATTCTGGCAGGTCATAAAGCACATATCGGTTGGTGTACCCCATTCGATAGAGTATTCTGCAGGTGTTGCCGTACCCACCCCCGAATTCAATGATAGAATTGCATCTCGCCAGATTAAAATCTGTGCGGTCTAACAGTTGTGACAGATTATATAGGTGGTGCACGGTGTTCCCGCTGGTCCATGGATACCAAGGATAGTGTGGTGGGTTACCGACTGGAGACTCCGACAGCGCGTGCTTATATACATTCAACCAGTTTTGATTTTTTTGTAACTCATGCAACTCACATACGCTACTGGAGCAAAACATCGTCCGCTGTATGACCGGCCAAGAAATAAACTTGGACGGGTCATCTCCGATATGGATGTGGTATCGAAGCTCGGCAAGATTTTTTTGCCATTTCTCGTTGGCTGAACCGGCTTCTTTCTCCCGCGCAGAATTTATCTGCACAATTTCCATTTTTAGTTTTTCACCTGCGTTTCTAACTTCTTCTTGTATATCTGCGACAGAGCGGAACGCAACCCCCGGAAAAATACCGCAGAAGCCGTTGAATACCGACTGTACTAGTTTGCGTAGCATAGGTAGAGACTCAATATAGCATATTTGTATATCCTATGATAATCTTTTGGCCATATGAGTTCCGCACTTGTTACAGGCTCCGCAGGACTGGTTGGTTCAGAATCTGTCCGATTTTTAGTCGATAAAGGTTTTGACGTGGTCGGGATCGACAACAATATGCGCCAGTACTTTTTTGGTGCCGGCGCAAGTACGGCAAAAAATAACGACCGGCTCAAAGAAGCATTCAAGAAAAAGTACGTGCATCATAACATCGATATCAGAGATAATGAAGCAGTAGCAAAGATTTTCAAAAAACATAAATTCTCTCTTGTTATTCACACCGCGGCACAACCATCGCACGACTGGGCGGCCAAAGAGCCGTTCACCGACTTTAGTGTCAATGCAACCGGCACGCTGGTACTTTTAGAAAATTATAGAAAATACTGTCCCGTAGCAACTTTTATCTTCACCTCAACAAACAAGGTTTATGGTGACACACCCAACTACCTACCGCTTGTCGAAAAGAGGTTGCGCTATGAGATTAACTCAAAACACAAATTCAAAAACGGCATTGATGAGACGATGAGCATTGACCAAACCAAACATAGCCTATTCGGTGCATCAAAGGCTGCCGCAGATTTACTGGTCCAAGAATATGGCAGATACTTTGGTCTACATACGGGAATTTTCCGTGGCGGCTGTATTACCGGCCCGGCACACAGCGCGGCACAACTCCACGGCTTCCTCGCCTATCTGGTTGCCTGCGTTGCGACTGGCAAACCATATATAATATTCGGCTATAAGGGTAAACAGGTGCGTGATAACGTTCACGCCTACGATTTGGTGAATATGTTTTGGCAGTATCATCATAATCCGAAATGCGGCGAGGTGTACAATGCCGGCGGTGCGCGTCATTCAAACGTCTCAATGCTTGAGGCAATCGATAAAGCAGAAAGAATCTTGAAGAAAAAGTTATCGTACACGTACGTCGACACACCACGTATAGGCGACCATCAATGGTATATTTCTGACGTATCAAAGTTCGAAAAAGACTTCCCGAAGTGGAAGTTCACCTACGACATTGACGCGATTATGCGAGAGCTGTGCAACGTCTATATATCCTAGACAGAGAGGTACCAATATAGGGCAACTCAAATATTTGTCTGCGTAGATATGCCGCATATGGCTCAACCGGACGAATCGTGAGATCAAGTCGTATCCCCTCTCTTTCACACAGCTTTACTGCGTCGTAATACCAACGTCCCCGCTTGATGGCCGTTGCGAAGTATGGCAGTGGTGAATCGTGTTGCATCACCGAAAGTAATTTTTTGCTGTATTGAGCTGTTTTTTTACTGCCCTCAAACTCAAATTTCCAGGGAGTGATGTCTGCCGTAAGTAAATCCAGAAAAGTCTTTTTATCCCAGATGCACGTCTGTAGCGAAATGCTATAGTCACTTCCCCTTATGAGTTCACCCAGTCTCATTTCTTGGTCAATTATTTTCTTTGGCGCCGGTGACGGATGCAACTTTATATATACTGCATTGAGTAATCGAAAGTTTTTTACGAGCAGCTCGATACGTGTTGTATCGACAGGCGCCATTAGAAAGTAGTCCTCCTGCATATAGATAAAAAGATCTCCAGGGACAGAACGCACCGCAGCACCGATGCGCTTGCCCCACTCTGCCGGTACGTCACCGTATTGCTCTGAGGTAATTGTATGCACGCGCGAATCGGGATAGACTTTCTTACTCGAGATAAGATAGAGCGGATAGGGGCAATCGGGCCAGTACTTGAAAAACAAGGTAAAAAAAGCCTCCCACGCGTCACTATAGCCATCCGAGGAGGCAATAATAATTGCACAGGGATAATCTGTTGTAACCATAAAAAGAAACTATACCACAGCAATGCGAGTTATGGTATAGTACGTAAAATGAAACCTGCTGTTATACGGGCGCTTCGCTGGATCGAGAGGTTTACAAAGACCGATATGGTTTTTCTGACGAAGAACGCCATCTGGCCAGTTATCGGACAAGTGGTAGCATCCGGTACTGCGCTTGTGCTTGCAATAGCTTTTTCACGCTTCATTTCCAAGGAAACCTATGGCACGTATAAATTCTTAATCTCTTATCCTTCACTCTTCGGATTCTTACTGTTGCCCGGGATGGCAACCGCACTCCAGAGGTCTATCGCACGGGGGTTTGACGGAGATTTTGCGCGGGCAGTACGGAGTAAACTGCGTTGGTGTGTCTTGTATATTTTCGTGGGGTTTGTTATCGCCGGTTATTACCTCATACAGGGAAACACGGTCTTCGCGGTCGGTATCGCTCTCGTATTTATCTTTTCTGGTTTCAGCGATCTGTACGGACTCTACGGAGCAATATTTTCCGGACGAGCGCTTATTAAGGATGGCACGATGCGATATATTCTTGGTCAGTCATTTTATTTTTTTTCGGTGCTCGTAATCATGTACACGACGCACAATCTGCTCCTCATCATCGTAGCCGCATTTGTGCCGTGGTTCTTGGTAAATTATTTTTTTTATCGGGAAGTCACACATAATGAGCTTCATAATACGAATACTGATCCCGATATGCTTCTGTACGGCAAACACCTCTCCTTTATTGCGATTCTCTCTTCCTTTGTCGCCAATCTGGACAACCTACTCGTTTTCCATTACCTGGGTGCCGTGGATTTGGCTATCTATTCCTATGCACAAGCAATTCCTGAACAGATCAAAGGTCCGTTAGGCAGTATCGACGTCCTGCTATTCTCAAAATTTGCCAAGCGCAAGGAATCAGATGTGAAAAATAATATGCTGCATAAATTTCTGGTGCTCGGTATCTGCTTCACCGGAATCACGGTCATCTATTGGTTCCTTGCACCTTATTTTTACACAATACTGTTTCCTCAATATGTAGACGCCATCTGGTACTCTCGCGTCTTCGCTCTTTCTCTTGTTTCATTGAGTTTTATTCCCGCAAGTATTTTTTTGTCCGCCCATGGAAAAATACGCGAGCAATACTATGTGAGTCTCGCCACGTCTGTGGCGCAATTGGTGACCATGTTTGTCTTTATCGTGCACTGGGGGCTTATCGGGCTCATTGTATCAAGAGTCATTGTACGATTCTTTGGTGGTGGGTTAAATACCTATTTTGCCTTACGCATGTAAGCGTTTTTTTTCGATTTTGGCAATCAGTATATCTACTGCCTCTACAACCATTTGGACACTAATGCTGTCGATCTGGCGACGAGCTTCGACGTGATCATAGACCGTGGCATTCATCGTCCAAATTTGCGGCTCTCCGTCTTTCGCGGGAACGACGAGATGATACTCGCCCCGTGGTGCCATTTCGTGCACATCGATCGCTCCCGTAATATCGATGGTGGGAACCCCCGAGGCTTCGGCGATAAAAATAGGGCCGGTATCGACGCTTACCGTTAGATCCATTAAACTGACCAGCGCCTTAACTTCATCGACCGACGTCCCCAGCGTATCGGTAACGCAATCAGAATGGCGCATGTGCGCGATCATTTCATCATTTTCTTTTCGGTTAAGCTCGCTACCAATACTGAAGATATGCGCGTTATACTGTTCGACGAGGTAATCAGCTACTTGGGAAAACTTTTTCGGTTCCCACTGTTTGACCGTATTGCCCGCGCCAGACATTATGCCGATTCGCAGGGCATACTGACGACGGGGACTTGAAACTATCTCTTTTGCTTTCCGCTCGGCAGTCGGAGTCCAATAGATGTATTTTTTTGTATCTTCGGTATAGATACCTATCGGCTCGAGCAGGCGTAAATATTCTCGGGGAACGTACTGGCGCATATGATGGTCTTTCGGAATGACAAAATTACGGATTATTTTATAGGGTCGCGTTTCATATGGGCTCCATCCATCACGAATCACTGGGGCAACAATAGTTTTTATTCCCGCAAGGTAGAGCGCGGCAAGCGAGTGAAAATTAACGACAGTAACGCAGCCAAAATCGTAGGTGTTATTTTTCAGCTTTTCGATTATGTGCGGTACATCTTCCCAAACAATATATTCGTCTACATCAGGGTTGCCTTCCAGCACTCTTCGATTGATTGCATTTCCAATAACGGTGAGTCGGCAACGGGGGTATGATCTTTTTACCGCCCGGAACATCGCCGTTGTCACAATCATGTCTCCGAATTGTCCGCGCTGAATGATGATGCCAGATCGAGGGTCCGTCAAGTGACCATTCGCCTTCCCCCTAAATAGATAGTGCAAAAAACACCGAGCAATCAATCTCGAGTTCTCAAAAATTACCTGCAAACGTTTCATGTTCTTGGAAGATTAGTCGGGTAGCCAATTACTTGTGATTATACAGGGTCGATGATATCATTAATCTCATTACAAAAAAAGGGTTAAACACACATCATGATACAGGAGTATTTGGAAGAATCAATTGCTGTTCAAAAGGCCGCACTTGGAAATCAAGAATTTGTCACAAGTGTCGAAATGGCCGGGAAACAGCTCCGAGAATCCTTGGCGGCAGGAAAGCGTATATATATTGCAGGAAACGGCGGTGGGGCGGCTGAGGCACAGCATTTATCCGCAGAACTTCTCGGAAAATACAAATCAATGCGACGAGCTTTCCCTGCCGTGGCACTCACGACTGATACTTCCCTATTAACCGCTTGGGCAAACGACACAAGCTTTGATTATATCTTCTCAAGGCAGCTTGAAGGGTTGGGGCAAACCGGGGATATTTTTATGATCCTTTCAGCGGGAGGAAATTCACCAAACTTGGTTGAGGCGCTCAAGACCGCAAACAAACTTGGTATGGTTTCAATTTGTCTTCTTGGTAAAGGAGGGGGACGAGCAAAAGAAATATGTACCATCCCTGTTGTAGTCCCTTCAGAGGTGACCGCCCATATTCAAGAAGTTCACCTAATGCTCGTACATTTTTTCGCCGGACTCTTCGAGGAATAAATTCTGAGTGTTGCCTACTCATGCGTATGCCTGAAACCACTTTTTTGCCCAAGGCAATACTTTGGGATATCGAGGGAATATTCGTTGACACCGAAACACTGCATTTTGAGGCATGGCAATGGCTCATGGAACACGAACAGGTCTCCCCACTTGACGTACAGGAATACCGACCGTGTATCGGTCGAGGCTCGTCGGAAAATATACAGACAATAGCCGAGATACGAAACATACGAGGAGACCTTGACAACCTCCGATGGCTTCGCAGACAAAAATTTGAAGAATTACGTCACTGTGGAATTCCCGTAATTTCAGAAAACGTAAGGCTGCTTAGAGATTTTGTATCGACGTTTCCTCTGGTTCGACACATTGCAGTGTCTTCCGCGACTCGTTCGGACATAGAAGAAAATTTGAAGATCGCGGGTATCAACCAGTTCTTTGAGTTAACCGTTTCGTATCAGGATAAACAAGGAATGCGCAGAAAGCCGGCTCCAGATATGTACCGCTATGCCTTGGAACGTGCACGACTTGACCCGAGGGATTGTCTGGCGTTTGAAGACACTCATAGTGGGGTAATAGCGGCGAGCAATGCGAGAATCATCGTGATTGCGCTGCCAACTCACCTCACCGAAGGACAGGATTTTTCTGTGGCAAATTTTGTGGTGCCGGCGGGCGGGGAAAAAAGCGCCTCAGGGATATTGCACGCCTTACGCAAACATGCTTACGAAGAAAAATAAAAAAAGACCGTTGCAGATTCACATCGATGGTGCAAAGCGTGCAGGTAAGACCACGCTTGGTAAGGGGTTGCGAATAGAACTTACCAAGCGTGGCATGCGCGCCGTACTTATTGATATGGACGAGGTTCGAACAAAGATCTTCGGCAAAAAAACAGGCCTCCCAGATTCCAAAGAAAGTCTTCACTATCGGGATATTGTAGCTCGCATCATCTGCGCACTTATTGTCCCCTTAATTCTATCGGCGGGGGGAGTCCCGATCGTCGTCATGGACCATCGCCGCAAACAGATGTTCCTAGATATTCTGAAAGTCTCAAATGAGCTTGAAACCTCCTTAAAATTCATTGTTCTTCAATCTCCTTCCCTGGAAGAAGTCACGCGGAGGGCGCACCGTAAAAAAGAGGATGATTTTTCAGACATGACGGACTTCTCGGAACCAAAGATTTTGCGTAGCTTTCTAAACAGTGTCGCACGCGTCCAACACACATATCGGGACACAGCACATCACAAACTTCTCCAAATATCCCAATCTACGCCCGAAGACATGGTCGCGCGCGCACTGCAGTTCATACTTAACTGACACACCCTAGCCCAGCGACTCAAGAGACTTCCTGCTGTCGTTAAGAAACTGTAAGACCGTTTCTTTTGTCCGAGCGCTCTGCAATAACTTCGCAATAACTTCGGGAGGGATCGTGAGGATATGCGCCCCGGCTCGCGACCAATACTCGACATTTTCCGGGCTCCTCACCGACCCCACGATTATTTCTATATCCTTGTACTGATGAAAATCAAGCCAATTTCTTACATCGCGTATAACCTCAAACGCTCTTTCGACACCCTGTTCCTCGGAAATTCTCCCCGCAAAAAGGCTGATGAAGCTTGGCCCCCTCGTCGTGGCCCTGCTCATATGCCCAGAAGCAATCGCCTTGGCTGCCAAAATTGTTTGATTAAAGGTTGTCATCGCGGTTACATTCACGACAATACCCTCAGCCACAAGCGTTTTAATCACAGGTAGCAATGAGGTGCCGTTTCGATCGGTAATCGTAACTTTTACCGCTATGTTTTTTGCCAGGCGCGCAAATTCTCTTGCCTGTTTCAATATTTCCTTTGGAACATCGGTTGTAACTTCAACACTGTAGGACATCGGTGCGATGAGCTTCGCAATCTCAATCGCCCTCTGCTTCATTCCCTTCTCTCCGCCGGTAACACCGGCCTTCAAAAAAATTGTCGGGTTGGTCGTTACCCCGTCACAAACACCCCACGATACATATTTTTCAATTTCTGCGATGTCTGCTGAGTCAATGAATATTTTCATGGAACTTATATTATTTACACTATCGTAAGTAAAGCTTTTTTCTTAGGGGGGGTCGTGCCTGGAATCGTTGTAGAAAGTGCCGCCCAGATATTCGCCACCTCAAGAGTGTCTTTTGGATTATTTCGGTCACCCAGACAGACGGCTGCGAGGAAGGCGTCTCCGGCACCGACAGGATCAACGGCATCCACCCGACGTGGGGCGGTTTTTATAAACGTATCGCTGATTAGAGCAATCGATCCATTTTCGCCCAGTTTTACAATTACATTTTGTAAGTGC
Above is a window of Candidatus Paceibacterota bacterium DNA encoding:
- the rfaE2 gene encoding D-glycero-beta-D-manno-heptose 1-phosphate adenylyltransferase; the encoded protein is MYEKKIVTLETLLDRRCLLQQAQKKVVFTNGCFDILHVGHSRYLQAARDLGDMLIVGVNTDQSVRKLKGPTRPINLERDRAEVLASLGCVDYVVLFDEHTPEALISKLQPDIHVKGGDYTEERLPEAKIVREYGGSVVIIPLTPDRSTTRTLEKIHSCKNRAN
- a CDS encoding NAD-dependent epimerase/dehydratase family protein, producing MSSALVTGSAGLVGSESVRFLVDKGFDVVGIDNNMRQYFFGAGASTAKNNDRLKEAFKKKYVHHNIDIRDNEAVAKIFKKHKFSLVIHTAAQPSHDWAAKEPFTDFSVNATGTLVLLENYRKYCPVATFIFTSTNKVYGDTPNYLPLVEKRLRYEINSKHKFKNGIDETMSIDQTKHSLFGASKAAADLLVQEYGRYFGLHTGIFRGGCITGPAHSAAQLHGFLAYLVACVATGKPYIIFGYKGKQVRDNVHAYDLVNMFWQYHHNPKCGEVYNAGGARHSNVSMLEAIDKAERILKKKLSYTYVDTPRIGDHQWYISDVSKFEKDFPKWKFTYDIDAIMRELCNVYIS
- a CDS encoding oligosaccharide flippase family protein, translating into MKPAVIRALRWIERFTKTDMVFLTKNAIWPVIGQVVASGTALVLAIAFSRFISKETYGTYKFLISYPSLFGFLLLPGMATALQRSIARGFDGDFARAVRSKLRWCVLYIFVGFVIAGYYLIQGNTVFAVGIALVFIFSGFSDLYGLYGAIFSGRALIKDGTMRYILGQSFYFFSVLVIMYTTHNLLLIIVAAFVPWFLVNYFFYREVTHNELHNTNTDPDMLLYGKHLSFIAILSSFVANLDNLLVFHYLGAVDLAIYSYAQAIPEQIKGPLGSIDVLLFSKFAKRKESDVKNNMLHKFLVLGICFTGITVIYWFLAPYFYTILFPQYVDAIWYSRVFALSLVSLSFIPASIFLSAHGKIREQYYVSLATSVAQLVTMFVFIVHWGLIGLIVSRVIVRFFGGGLNTYFALRM
- a CDS encoding glycosyltransferase family 9 protein — protein: MIVTTAMFRAVKRSYPRCRLTVIGNAINRRVLEGNPDVDEYIVWEDVPHIIEKLKNNTYDFGCVTVVNFHSLAALYLAGIKTIVAPVIRDGWSPYETRPYKIIRNFVIPKDHHMRQYVPREYLRLLEPIGIYTEDTKKYIYWTPTAERKAKEIVSSPRRQYALRIGIMSGAGNTVKQWEPKKFSQVADYLVEQYNAHIFSIGSELNRKENDEMIAHMRHSDCVTDTLGTSVDEVKALVSLMDLTVSVDTGPIFIAEASGVPTIDITGAIDVHEMAPRGEYHLVVPAKDGEPQIWTMNATVYDHVEARRQIDSISVQMVVEAVDILIAKIEKKRLHA
- a CDS encoding SIS domain-containing protein, with translation MIQEYLEESIAVQKAALGNQEFVTSVEMAGKQLRESLAAGKRIYIAGNGGGAAEAQHLSAELLGKYKSMRRAFPAVALTTDTSLLTAWANDTSFDYIFSRQLEGLGQTGDIFMILSAGGNSPNLVEALKTANKLGMVSICLLGKGGGRAKEICTIPVVVPSEVTAHIQEVHLMLVHFFAGLFEE
- a CDS encoding HAD family phosphatase, which encodes MPETTFLPKAILWDIEGIFVDTETLHFEAWQWLMEHEQVSPLDVQEYRPCIGRGSSENIQTIAEIRNIRGDLDNLRWLRRQKFEELRHCGIPVISENVRLLRDFVSTFPLVRHIAVSSATRSDIEENLKIAGINQFFELTVSYQDKQGMRRKPAPDMYRYALERARLDPRDCLAFEDTHSGVIAASNARIIVIALPTHLTEGQDFSVANFVVPAGGEKSASGILHALRKHAYEEK
- a CDS encoding transaldolase family protein, translating into MKIFIDSADIAEIEKYVSWGVCDGVTTNPTIFLKAGVTGGEKGMKQRAIEIAKLIAPMSYSVEVTTDVPKEILKQAREFARLAKNIAVKVTITDRNGTSLLPVIKTLVAEGIVVNVTAMTTFNQTILAAKAIASGHMSRATTRGPSFISLFAGRISEEQGVERAFEVIRDVRNWLDFHQYKDIEIIVGSVRSPENVEYWSRAGAHILTIPPEVIAKLLQSARTKETVLQFLNDSRKSLESLG